In a single window of the uncultured Dysgonomonas sp. genome:
- a CDS encoding RagB/SusD family nutrient uptake outer membrane protein: protein MKLLKIYIVLSGLITLLVMNSCSDVLDMSPDGYLTLDDIFQDNDKTGAYLSTCYEYIPEMGGKFHYWSRGIVNWSDEAWDSDSEAGLISGRLYNGNASASNHPILNVSDWCGNGNYWERYWAAIRKCTLFLTRIDGANVTLPADKKRWKAEAHVLRAFYYSELLRWFGTGLPIIREVYSLDEDFSNVQKPSYYETIKFIMEDCDEALKTSDLPWRITTQAEAFRVPKAMAAAIKSRMILYAASPLYNDGQNYWEEAYTINKQLVKSLKDNGYELYSKVNYPDVYKSPEAHLPNDYAALYNEYFTQSMQYSATPADRETIYQNSGGQGAIFDYDGIGINGMKSGTCPSQELVDAYETVEGANAMPVLNLDKPYLDEEKHLQPNYNSNNNTYDPVNPYENRDPRFYGTMYYNGSQRTCYWRVNEVPGCYENYPANKGYRTRIIATYPEEPYTGVALEHRNGTRTGYYERKFLHPNAGADNSIAGAQFKMFRLGEVILNYAEAAAEAGHLADAHSAVNEIRKRVGMPDLPSNLTQKELILRIHNERRIELALEGFRYFDVRRWSGPQENLAKTDRYLTAIIAKREVDSNGDFTHYSYTRQSLRERLCYQNKYLWVPIPANDVNLMEQLTGNKWQNPGW, encoded by the coding sequence ATGAAGTTATTAAAAATATATATAGTATTATCCGGACTTATTACCCTGTTGGTAATGAATTCATGCTCGGACGTGCTCGATATGTCTCCCGATGGCTATCTCACCCTTGATGATATATTTCAGGACAATGATAAAACAGGTGCCTATCTAAGTACTTGCTATGAGTATATACCCGAAATGGGAGGTAAATTTCATTACTGGTCACGTGGAATTGTCAATTGGAGCGATGAAGCATGGGATTCCGATTCAGAGGCAGGCCTCATATCAGGACGCTTGTATAATGGAAATGCATCGGCATCCAATCATCCTATACTCAACGTGAGCGACTGGTGTGGAAATGGGAATTACTGGGAAAGATATTGGGCAGCTATTCGTAAATGCACTTTATTTCTTACCCGCATCGATGGTGCAAATGTAACATTACCGGCAGATAAAAAGCGATGGAAGGCCGAAGCGCATGTACTCCGGGCTTTTTATTATAGTGAATTATTGCGTTGGTTTGGGACAGGGCTTCCTATCATACGTGAAGTTTATTCCCTGGATGAAGATTTCAGTAATGTGCAAAAACCGAGCTATTACGAAACTATAAAATTTATCATGGAAGATTGTGACGAGGCTCTGAAAACATCAGATTTACCTTGGCGAATCACGACTCAAGCCGAAGCTTTCCGTGTTCCTAAAGCCATGGCTGCAGCTATAAAATCACGCATGATACTATATGCTGCCAGCCCTTTATACAATGATGGACAAAACTATTGGGAAGAAGCATATACAATAAATAAACAACTGGTAAAAAGCCTGAAAGATAATGGTTATGAACTATACTCAAAGGTTAATTATCCGGATGTATATAAGAGTCCTGAAGCACACTTGCCTAACGATTATGCGGCACTTTATAATGAATATTTCACTCAGAGCATGCAATATAGTGCAACCCCTGCCGACCGCGAAACAATATACCAAAACAGTGGAGGCCAGGGAGCTATCTTCGATTACGACGGGATTGGCATCAATGGGATGAAAAGCGGAACTTGCCCTTCTCAAGAATTGGTTGATGCTTATGAAACCGTAGAGGGGGCAAATGCCATGCCTGTACTCAATCTGGATAAACCTTATCTGGATGAGGAAAAGCATCTTCAGCCGAATTACAATTCTAATAACAATACTTACGACCCGGTTAATCCATACGAAAATCGTGACCCTCGTTTTTATGGAACAATGTATTATAATGGCTCTCAGAGAACATGCTACTGGAGAGTAAACGAAGTACCTGGCTGCTACGAAAATTATCCTGCAAATAAAGGTTACAGAACAAGAATAATCGCTACTTATCCGGAAGAGCCATATACAGGAGTTGCCTTAGAGCATAGAAACGGAACAAGAACCGGGTATTACGAACGAAAGTTTCTGCATCCTAACGCCGGAGCCGATAATAGTATTGCTGGAGCACAATTTAAGATGTTCCGTTTGGGTGAGGTGATACTCAATTATGCCGAAGCTGCCGCCGAGGCCGGACATCTGGCTGATGCACATAGCGCGGTCAACGAAATTAGAAAACGTGTTGGCATGCCCGATCTGCCATCCAATCTCACACAAAAGGAACTGATTCTTCGTATACATAACGAGCGCCGGATAGAGTTGGCTCTCGAAGGTTTCAGATATTTTGATGTAAGACGTTGGTCTGGCCCTCAGGAAAATCTTGCCAAAACAGATAGATACCTTACGGCTATAATAGCAAAAAGAGAAGTAGACAGCAATGGCGATTTTACCCATTATTCATATACTCGTCAATCTCTTAGAGAGCGTTTATGTTATCAGAACAAATACCTCTGGGTACCAATTCCGGCCAATGATGTTAATCTTATGGAACAACTTACTGGTAATAAATGGCAAAATCCCGGATGGTAA
- a CDS encoding TonB-dependent receptor produces MLNFFNTRVIILIIMALSVILPERAYSQGRQFTLSGVVWDTNGETLPGVSVRIKGTLIGTISDSDGKYSISVPNEESVLVASFIGYKTIEMAIGKQSKLDFTMSEDISEMKEVIVVGYGVQKKESLTGAISSVGTKELLKSSSTSLANSLAGRISGLSSTQSMGGQPGVDNAKLYLRGAGTMNTTDPLILIDGIPRDNIRTIDPNEVESVSVLKDASATAVFGVRGANGVILITTKRGESGKAKLSLSINQSYAAFTRKPDRLHSVEYLNMRSEARVNDGISPIDPNVIALYENPLLGLDPNDPDYASKAAARKYLYPDNDYYGMVFKDLAAQTTINANISGGTKNLSYFLNAGFIKQGGHLETESKSKLGYDPSSRMERWSFRANLDYKISNSLKAFLNLGSYIEKVGMPSAWQYGDDTYLMMRGTFFYTTLMLPISPGPTTISGHGAPTGEPVIPAGLEGERYMPYSSYETVNRFGYWETVNSNLNSTLGFDFDLKAITPGLSVRGMLSYDSFSGSSTSGVKRDKQYEIVRAGDNDSFSYSTDGSEIRFNTYKGVNTQYKINAQAIINYNRTFNSLHNVGATFVAQRDSWESTGSELPYNMLGIASRMMYNYDNRYFAEFNMGYNGSEQFSPKKRFGFFPAASLGWVISNEGFLKDNKIVPFLKLRGSYGKVGNDKQGDQRFLYVDQTTLAGGGGHTSLGQGSHIIEGLVGNYNVTWETASKYNIGIDFNLFNDLTGSVDIFNEKRKDILIRRETVPGFVGIAAGNIPRVNMGEVDNKGGEFEISYNKKVNQDLLISIKGNLGFNKNTVKYADEIKYNDEYAYTYRKTGYSLGQNFGYLIDKSNNGGYWTKEALANTDLIYDFTAPRPGDFVYQDLNGDGHINEEDMAPIGNGSVPRRTYGITLGAEYKGFDFSVFFQGLGGYNALYAGNLVFENIGQGSYYNYHRNAWTEERWLNGDKIEYPALSTRESSSHQSNSFFIQDKSFIRLKNIELGYTFPPHLLRKIGISNLRVFVGGQNLITWTKLKMDHLDPEPNDPMSYPVTKTFSFGTNISF; encoded by the coding sequence ATGCTAAATTTTTTTAATACCAGAGTAATCATTCTAATAATTATGGCATTGTCTGTCATACTGCCAGAGAGGGCTTACTCTCAGGGGCGGCAGTTTACTCTATCGGGTGTAGTATGGGACACCAATGGTGAAACATTACCCGGAGTGTCGGTGCGAATCAAAGGAACATTAATCGGAACTATTTCCGATAGCGACGGGAAATATTCTATTTCGGTTCCTAATGAAGAAAGTGTACTCGTAGCCTCTTTTATTGGATATAAGACCATCGAAATGGCGATAGGTAAACAGTCGAAGCTCGATTTTACGATGAGCGAAGATATATCCGAAATGAAGGAGGTTATAGTTGTCGGTTATGGAGTACAAAAGAAAGAATCTTTAACAGGAGCAATCTCTTCAGTAGGAACAAAAGAACTATTGAAAAGTTCATCTACAAGTCTGGCCAACTCTTTAGCCGGCCGTATTTCCGGATTATCCTCAACACAAAGTATGGGAGGCCAACCGGGAGTAGACAACGCAAAATTATATCTACGCGGTGCGGGTACAATGAATACAACAGACCCTCTGATATTGATAGACGGAATTCCCCGCGACAATATTCGCACCATAGATCCGAATGAAGTAGAATCGGTTTCTGTACTTAAAGATGCATCAGCTACTGCTGTATTCGGAGTTAGAGGTGCTAATGGAGTTATCCTTATTACCACCAAGCGAGGTGAGAGTGGTAAGGCTAAACTCTCATTAAGTATTAATCAGAGCTATGCAGCCTTCACAAGAAAACCGGATCGGTTGCATTCGGTAGAGTATCTGAATATGCGAAGTGAAGCAAGGGTTAACGATGGTATATCTCCTATCGACCCTAACGTGATTGCTCTATATGAGAATCCTTTGCTGGGACTTGACCCCAATGATCCTGACTATGCATCTAAAGCTGCAGCCCGCAAGTATCTCTACCCGGATAACGATTACTATGGTATGGTATTCAAAGATCTGGCTGCACAAACAACTATAAACGCAAACATATCGGGCGGTACAAAGAATCTTTCCTATTTCCTTAATGCCGGTTTTATTAAACAAGGGGGGCATCTGGAAACCGAATCTAAGTCGAAATTGGGATACGATCCTTCGTCCCGTATGGAACGTTGGAGTTTCAGGGCAAATCTCGATTATAAAATATCCAATTCTCTCAAAGCATTTTTGAACCTCGGGTCTTATATCGAGAAAGTAGGGATGCCTTCTGCATGGCAGTATGGAGATGATACTTACCTGATGATGCGCGGTACTTTCTTTTACACAACACTGATGCTTCCGATATCACCGGGACCGACAACTATAAGCGGGCACGGAGCTCCTACCGGAGAACCTGTTATACCGGCCGGGCTGGAGGGAGAAAGATATATGCCTTACAGCAGCTACGAAACAGTAAACCGATTTGGTTATTGGGAGACCGTAAATTCTAACTTAAATTCAACTCTGGGATTCGACTTTGACCTCAAAGCCATCACCCCCGGGCTTTCTGTAAGAGGTATGCTGTCGTACGACTCTTTTTCAGGTTCTTCTACAAGTGGTGTTAAACGCGACAAACAATATGAAATTGTACGTGCAGGAGATAACGATTCATTCAGTTATTCGACAGATGGTTCGGAAATAAGATTCAACACGTATAAAGGTGTGAATACACAATACAAGATAAACGCTCAGGCCATAATCAATTATAACAGAACCTTCAATTCCCTGCATAATGTGGGAGCAACATTCGTTGCACAGCGCGATTCGTGGGAGTCTACCGGTTCAGAGTTGCCATATAATATGCTTGGTATTGCATCGCGTATGATGTATAATTACGACAATCGTTATTTTGCCGAGTTCAATATGGGATACAATGGTTCTGAACAATTCTCACCTAAAAAACGCTTCGGCTTTTTCCCTGCCGCTTCATTAGGATGGGTGATAAGTAATGAAGGATTCCTGAAAGATAATAAAATTGTTCCGTTTTTGAAATTAAGGGGTTCTTATGGTAAGGTAGGAAATGACAAACAAGGTGACCAACGCTTTCTATATGTTGATCAGACAACATTAGCCGGTGGTGGCGGCCATACTAGTCTTGGACAAGGGAGTCATATTATCGAGGGCCTGGTTGGTAATTATAATGTTACCTGGGAAACAGCATCTAAATATAATATAGGCATAGATTTCAACCTATTCAATGACCTGACAGGCTCTGTGGATATTTTCAACGAAAAAAGAAAAGATATCCTTATCCGGAGGGAAACAGTTCCGGGATTTGTAGGAATTGCAGCAGGGAATATTCCTAGGGTCAACATGGGAGAAGTAGATAACAAGGGGGGTGAGTTCGAAATATCTTATAACAAAAAAGTAAATCAAGACCTTCTGATATCCATAAAAGGGAATTTAGGGTTCAACAAAAATACAGTGAAATATGCTGATGAAATCAAGTACAATGATGAATATGCTTACACTTACAGAAAAACAGGCTACTCATTAGGTCAAAATTTCGGATACCTTATAGATAAAAGTAATAATGGAGGCTATTGGACAAAAGAGGCTCTAGCGAACACCGACCTTATTTATGATTTTACCGCACCGAGACCGGGGGACTTTGTTTATCAGGATCTTAATGGTGATGGTCATATCAATGAAGAAGATATGGCTCCTATAGGAAATGGTTCCGTTCCCCGCCGTACTTACGGTATTACACTGGGGGCTGAATATAAAGGTTTCGATTTTTCTGTTTTCTTCCAGGGATTAGGTGGCTATAATGCTTTGTATGCGGGTAATCTTGTCTTTGAAAACATCGGTCAAGGCTCATATTACAACTATCACCGGAATGCATGGACAGAAGAACGTTGGCTGAATGGAGATAAAATAGAGTATCCGGCATTGAGCACCCGTGAAAGCTCAAGCCACCAGTCGAACTCATTTTTTATCCAGGATAAATCGTTCATAAGATTAAAAAATATTGAACTGGGTTATACTTTTCCTCCGCACTTGCTTCGTAAAATAGGGATTAGCAATCTCAGGGTATTTGTAGGAGGACAAAATCTGATAACATGGACTAAACTGAAAATGGATCATCTCGATCCGGAACCTAACGATCCAATGTCTTATCCGGTAACAAAAACATTTAGTTTTGGAACGAATATTTCCTTCTAA